A region from the Thermodesulfobacteriota bacterium genome encodes:
- a CDS encoding sigma-70 family RNA polymerase sigma factor, with the protein MTDNPSCSSVVARKDTYKDFGEFVAKYQKRAFFIAFDLVNDVEDARDLSQEAFVRAYERLGQFRDESSLYTWFYRILVNLCMDFRRRKRRWWKIFQPEGDTREDPRCSLAEKPALTPGPAERYDQKELSQKVRKALDVLPAKQKAVFILKNYHGMPIKEIAAILKIAEGTVKSHLFRAVRELQARLKDDYGYNYGEKS; encoded by the coding sequence ATGACCGATAATCCATCCTGTTCATCGGTGGTTGCCCGTAAGGATACTTATAAGGACTTTGGCGAGTTTGTGGCTAAGTATCAAAAAAGGGCCTTTTTCATCGCCTTCGACCTGGTCAATGATGTAGAGGATGCCCGGGATCTTTCACAAGAGGCGTTCGTTCGCGCCTATGAGCGCCTGGGGCAATTTCGCGATGAGTCCTCTTTATACACCTGGTTTTACCGTATCCTGGTCAACCTGTGTATGGACTTTAGGCGCCGGAAAAGGCGCTGGTGGAAGATATTTCAGCCGGAAGGAGATACCAGAGAGGACCCGCGTTGCTCGTTAGCCGAGAAACCGGCCCTTACCCCTGGCCCGGCGGAAAGATATGATCAGAAGGAGTTGTCGCAAAAGGTAAGGAAGGCATTAGATGTCCTTCCCGCCAAGCAAAAGGCGGTATTTATACTGAAAAATTACCATGGGATGCCGATCAAGGAGATCGCAGCCATCCTTAAGATAGCCGAAGGGACAGTTAAAAGCCATCTCTTTCGTGCCGTGAGAGAGTTGCAGGCAAGGTTAAAAGACGATTACGGCTATAACTATGGAGAAAAGAGTTAA